A portion of the Ignavibacteriales bacterium genome contains these proteins:
- a CDS encoding SDR family oxidoreductase, with protein MYKPTAVVTGGAGFLGSHLCDRLLSEGLKVCCIDNLITGNPDNIAHLFGRDDFSFIKHDVTNFIHVPERVDYILHFASPASPIDYLQFPIQTLKVGSLGTHKVLGLAKEKKARILLASTSEVYGDPAIHPQKEDYWGNVNPIGPRGVYDEAKRFAEAITMAYHRYHGVETRIVRIFNTYGPRMRLNDGRALPAFVGQALRGEDLTVFGDGSQTRSFCYVSDLIDGIFKLLLSNETDPVNIGNPSEITIKQFAEEVIKITGVKSKIVYKDLPEDDPKVRQPDITKAQTILGWEPKVGREEGLKITIDYFKKIKF; from the coding sequence TTGTATAAACCAACTGCAGTTGTTACCGGGGGAGCAGGCTTTTTAGGTTCCCATCTTTGTGATCGTCTTCTTTCGGAAGGATTAAAAGTTTGTTGCATAGATAATTTAATTACCGGTAATCCGGATAATATTGCTCATCTTTTTGGTAGAGATGATTTTTCATTTATCAAGCATGATGTTACAAATTTTATCCACGTTCCGGAAAGAGTGGATTACATTCTTCATTTTGCTTCTCCTGCAAGTCCAATCGATTATCTGCAATTTCCAATTCAAACCTTAAAAGTTGGTTCACTTGGAACGCATAAAGTATTAGGATTGGCAAAGGAAAAAAAAGCAAGGATTCTTCTTGCATCAACTTCCGAAGTTTATGGCGATCCAGCAATTCATCCACAAAAAGAAGACTATTGGGGGAATGTTAATCCAATTGGTCCGCGCGGAGTTTATGATGAAGCCAAAAGATTTGCTGAGGCAATTACGATGGCGTACCATCGTTACCACGGAGTGGAAACAAGAATTGTTAGGATATTTAATACTTATGGACCACGAATGCGTTTAAATGATGGCAGAGCCTTGCCAGCTTTTGTTGGGCAGGCTTTGCGTGGCGAAGACTTAACTGTTTTTGGAGATGGTTCTCAAACAAGAAGTTTTTGTTACGTTAGTGATTTGATCGATGGAATATTCAAACTTCTTTTATCTAATGAAACTGATCCGGTAAACATTGGTAATCCTTCGGAGATAACTATAAAACAATTTGCTGAAGAAGTTATTAAAATTACCGGAGTAAAAAGTAAAATTGTTTACAAAGATTTACCGGAGGATGATCCCAAAGTTCGCCAACCGGATATTACAAAAGCGCAAACTATTTTAGGATGGGAACCAAAAGTTGGTAGGGAAGAAGGACTTAAAATTACTATTGATTACTTTAAGAAAATCAAATTCTAA
- a CDS encoding Wzz/FepE/Etk N-terminal domain-containing protein, translating into MTYHEILNILIFNRKIILKITSISTLFLFIILVFIYPITYSSVVKILPPEENKMSSISNLVANTDFLSLLNSGGSRGNSQLFAELLKSRTSAEYVINKCNLMNYFSTKDTQLAASRLSKLVEVEVNKEGIVSLEVDVSTPLFGRFNSVNDSIKILSARISNTFVEALDKINQEKLNSRAKRSREYVEKQLVQTKINMDSAEVAFKTFQEKNKAISLPEQLTAAIQTAAKLKSEIIFTEIQKGTLETNLVENGNSLEGIERKLEELKKQYQQIEFGEKLNTDYLPAFSKIPEMSLDLARLYREVKIQNEVYLLLQKQFYSEKIQENKDVPTIEVLDKALPPLQAKSPRLIFHTLLGALIIFLLTSSIVLYAENKRKFLMSK; encoded by the coding sequence TTGACGTATCATGAAATTCTAAATATATTAATTTTCAATAGAAAAATAATTCTGAAGATAACTTCAATTTCCACCTTATTTCTTTTTATAATTCTTGTATTCATTTATCCTATCACATATTCCTCAGTAGTTAAAATTCTTCCACCTGAAGAAAATAAAATGAGCAGTATAAGTAATCTTGTTGCTAATACTGATTTCTTAAGTCTTTTAAATTCGGGTGGTTCCCGCGGTAATTCTCAATTATTTGCTGAACTACTTAAGAGCAGAACATCTGCAGAATACGTGATAAATAAATGTAATCTGATGAACTATTTTAGTACAAAAGATACGCAGTTAGCCGCTTCAAGGCTTTCCAAATTAGTTGAGGTGGAAGTAAATAAAGAAGGGATTGTTTCTTTAGAAGTAGATGTTTCCACTCCATTATTTGGAAGATTCAATTCAGTTAATGATTCGATTAAAATACTTTCTGCACGTATTTCTAATACGTTTGTGGAAGCGCTGGATAAAATTAACCAGGAAAAGTTGAACTCCCGTGCTAAACGCTCCAGGGAATATGTGGAGAAACAATTAGTTCAAACAAAAATAAATATGGATTCTGCTGAAGTCGCTTTCAAAACTTTCCAGGAAAAGAACAAAGCCATTTCTCTTCCGGAACAACTTACAGCAGCTATTCAAACTGCTGCTAAATTAAAAAGCGAGATTATTTTTACTGAAATTCAAAAAGGAACTCTTGAAACTAACTTAGTTGAAAATGGCAATTCCCTTGAAGGAATTGAAAGAAAGTTGGAAGAATTAAAAAAACAATATCAACAAATAGAATTTGGTGAAAAACTTAACACTGATTATTTACCAGCATTTAGTAAAATTCCAGAAATGAGTTTAGATCTTGCAAGACTTTACCGTGAAGTCAAGATTCAAAATGAAGTTTATTTGTTATTGCAAAAACAGTTTTATTCAGAAAAAATTCAAGAGAATAAGGACGTTCCCACAATTGAAGTGCTGGATAAAGCTCTTCCACCATTACAAGCTAAAAGTCCAAGATTAATTTTTCATACTTTATTAGGCGCTCTAATTATTTTTCTTCTTACTTCTTCAATTGTTTTATATGCGGAGAATAAGAGAAAATTTTTAATGAGTAAATGA
- a CDS encoding SLBB domain-containing protein produces the protein MIVKAVKPLPLLFVSFILFINTFSQSFPDYLERSLTTNKDTLFKGYLSDVSPGEGSINPKLYFVGPGDKIFISIRGIVEQNFNLQINQEGGLYIPKVGLISLLNQSLETAKSSIKEKILDIYKNVEIQISLLDIRKIKVTFIGIVTKPASYVLISNSKLLDLILQSYGLQSNSDLRNIKIIDKDGETKYYDLVSFLRLGNKECNPYLREGDLVIITSIDKTVSIVGAVKNPGTFEFVNNETAAHLLELAGGFLDKARTDTLELTRFLDDYKTIKSFYYSYEDLLNNNIILQRGDRLIIREKPEYLIEQFVTVSGFVKYQGIYKITKDKTTLKELITKDVGGFLDNCSLKDAYVIRTVGSNEKDPELDRLKSIPRADMTDDEYDYLKQKSRTIKGKMVVDFERLFNMNDLSENLILKRGDEIFVPEEKKYVSLVGQVINPGNIIFRPALTIEDYIQLAGGFGWRALKGDIRVIKANTGEWVDEDDVENLEPGDIIWVPEDPPNPRFWEVFQRTLAVFGQVATVIAATVAVIIAVRK, from the coding sequence ATGATTGTAAAAGCCGTAAAACCATTACCGCTATTGTTTGTTAGCTTTATATTGTTTATCAACACGTTTTCCCAATCCTTCCCGGATTATTTAGAAAGAAGTTTAACAACAAACAAAGACACACTTTTCAAAGGTTACCTGTCAGATGTTTCTCCAGGTGAAGGAAGTATAAATCCTAAATTGTATTTTGTTGGTCCTGGGGATAAAATATTTATTTCAATTAGAGGGATAGTTGAGCAAAATTTTAATCTGCAAATTAATCAGGAGGGCGGATTATATATTCCTAAAGTTGGGTTAATTAGTCTGCTTAACCAATCTTTAGAAACTGCTAAAAGTTCAATTAAAGAAAAAATATTGGACATCTACAAAAATGTTGAAATTCAAATATCATTGCTTGACATTAGAAAAATAAAAGTTACATTCATTGGGATTGTAACTAAACCTGCCTCCTATGTTCTAATTTCAAATAGTAAATTACTAGACCTTATTCTTCAATCCTATGGGCTGCAAAGTAATAGCGATTTGAGGAACATAAAAATTATTGATAAGGATGGAGAGACTAAATATTATGATCTGGTTTCATTCCTTCGATTAGGGAACAAAGAGTGTAACCCATATTTACGTGAAGGTGATTTAGTTATAATTACAAGTATTGATAAAACTGTTTCAATTGTTGGTGCAGTTAAAAATCCAGGTACATTTGAGTTTGTTAATAATGAAACTGCTGCTCATCTTCTTGAACTTGCCGGTGGTTTTTTAGACAAAGCACGCACCGATACACTTGAATTGACAAGATTTCTTGATGATTATAAAACAATTAAAAGCTTTTATTATTCTTACGAAGATTTATTAAACAATAATATCATTTTACAAAGAGGGGATCGATTAATCATTCGTGAAAAGCCTGAATATTTAATTGAGCAGTTTGTTACAGTATCCGGTTTTGTCAAATATCAAGGGATTTACAAGATTACTAAAGATAAAACTACTCTTAAGGAATTGATTACAAAGGATGTTGGTGGCTTTTTGGATAATTGTTCTTTAAAGGATGCTTATGTAATTAGAACTGTAGGTTCAAATGAAAAAGATCCGGAATTAGATAGGTTAAAATCGATTCCCCGCGCAGATATGACAGATGATGAATATGATTACTTAAAGCAAAAATCAAGAACCATAAAAGGTAAAATGGTTGTTGATTTTGAAAGATTATTTAATATGAATGATCTGTCAGAAAATCTGATACTTAAAAGAGGAGATGAAATTTTCGTTCCGGAAGAAAAAAAATATGTGTCGCTTGTTGGACAGGTTATAAATCCTGGAAATATTATTTTCAGACCTGCCTTAACAATTGAAGATTATATACAATTGGCTGGCGGATTCGGATGGCGGGCTTTGAAGGGTGATATCAGAGTTATAAAAGCAAATACAGGTGAATGGGTTGATGAAGACGATGTAGAAAATTTAGAACCTGGTGATATTATCTGGGTACCCGAAGATCCACCTAACCCAAGATTCTGGGAAGTTTTTCAACGAACCTTAGCCGTATTTGGCCAAGTTGCAACAGTAATTGCTGCTACAGTTGCTGTTATTATAGCTGTAAGGAAATAA
- a CDS encoding polysaccharide biosynthesis tyrosine autokinase: MEDSKINIRQSEGSSFKDYINLIRNNLVPIILITLTGLAVAIVYAINAPNIYKATTSLKVSKPGGSILNSPLMPEFQDFGSDRFIANEMEILKSYSLRERVAQTLLDLYKNSNIRDSFNLIINKEFGKERTVTTPVKSSLQIIDMLKSVVSIDQKRGLDIIEISVESPSPYESALIANEYAAAYNLLNLQTNRIQLTNVKNFLSDQRKEKQSELTRSEDSLRNYQQKGGIIALDEQAKSLIDQLTNFEAQKNAANIELTVAKKNLTQYKDELLKQDPRLADYLQSFAAEPYLKSLQEEIAKLETKRDVALASKGSDNTNSRLAVSDYEAKIKNLKDKVTEKMTVYKAGIFASSPEEIKALTQKIIEEETKIQSAGASLQELNTIVRSYDTRFNSLPRATIELAKLTRDRSAFEKMYLLVEEKYQEALINEQSQPGNVLIVDSARIPYRPSKPNRTLIVIIGFVLGLGMGFGFAFVKNYFDNTIKTPEDITNRNINVLAWIPMIEGIGQNGNKEFEFIVSKKPDSIPSEAFRALRTRVQFSKIDKEAIKTVLVTSSAPQEGKSVVSVNLAGSFAQANKKTLLIDCDLRKPRQHSIFKTNRFPGFTDYFFGQATFNEILRNTGINNLFLITAGTIPPNPSELLGSYQMEEFLAKVKNEFDMIVIDSAPIIAVTDSEIISRLVDATILVVSANTTEVDVMQKSVELLKHEQNTFIGVLLNNFSYKSGYGSYYKYYYYYSRPADGTKKKSKKSES, translated from the coding sequence GTGGAAGATTCAAAAATTAATATACGACAGAGTGAAGGAAGTTCCTTTAAAGATTACATAAATTTAATACGAAACAATCTTGTACCAATAATTCTTATTACTCTCACCGGTCTTGCAGTTGCTATTGTATATGCTATTAACGCTCCTAATATTTATAAAGCCACAACATCATTGAAGGTTTCTAAACCTGGCGGCAGCATTTTAAACTCCCCTTTAATGCCGGAGTTTCAGGATTTTGGTAGCGACCGGTTCATTGCTAATGAAATGGAAATATTAAAGAGTTATTCTTTAAGAGAAAGAGTTGCGCAAACTTTGTTGGATTTGTATAAGAACAGCAATATTAGGGACAGTTTTAATTTAATTATCAACAAAGAGTTTGGTAAAGAAAGAACTGTAACTACACCGGTAAAATCATCTTTACAAATAATTGATATGTTGAAAAGTGTTGTATCAATAGATCAGAAGAGGGGGTTAGATATTATTGAAATTTCAGTGGAATCTCCCTCTCCTTATGAATCTGCTTTAATTGCAAATGAATACGCAGCTGCTTATAACCTTTTAAACTTACAAACTAACCGAATACAACTAACTAACGTTAAAAACTTTTTATCCGATCAAAGAAAGGAAAAACAAAGCGAGTTGACCAGGTCTGAAGATAGCCTGCGAAATTACCAGCAAAAGGGCGGAATAATTGCTTTAGATGAGCAAGCAAAATCTCTTATAGACCAGTTGACAAACTTTGAAGCGCAAAAAAATGCCGCAAATATTGAACTTACAGTTGCTAAAAAGAATCTTACACAGTATAAAGATGAATTGTTGAAACAAGATCCCAGACTTGCTGATTATCTTCAGAGCTTTGCCGCTGAACCTTACTTAAAATCTTTACAAGAAGAAATAGCCAAGCTGGAAACTAAAAGAGATGTAGCTCTTGCAAGCAAAGGTTCAGATAATACTAACTCCAGACTTGCTGTATCTGATTACGAAGCAAAAATTAAGAACCTGAAGGATAAAGTAACAGAAAAAATGACTGTCTATAAAGCTGGAATTTTTGCCTCGAGTCCAGAAGAAATAAAAGCGTTGACACAAAAAATAATAGAAGAAGAAACAAAAATACAATCGGCAGGTGCATCATTGCAGGAATTGAATACAATTGTTCGGTCTTACGATACCAGGTTCAATTCCTTACCCAGGGCTACAATCGAATTAGCGAAGTTAACGCGTGATAGATCAGCCTTTGAAAAGATGTACTTACTTGTAGAAGAAAAATATCAGGAAGCGTTAATAAACGAGCAATCTCAACCAGGGAATGTGCTCATAGTTGATTCAGCACGTATACCTTACAGACCATCCAAACCAAATAGAACATTAATAGTAATTATTGGTTTTGTATTGGGTCTCGGAATGGGCTTTGGTTTTGCATTTGTAAAAAATTATTTCGATAACACAATTAAAACGCCTGAAGATATAACAAACAGAAACATTAATGTTCTAGCCTGGATTCCAATGATTGAAGGAATCGGTCAAAATGGAAATAAGGAATTTGAATTTATTGTTTCTAAAAAACCGGATTCAATTCCAAGCGAAGCTTTCAGAGCATTAAGAACTCGGGTTCAATTTTCTAAAATAGATAAAGAGGCTATTAAAACAGTACTAGTTACTTCATCTGCACCGCAAGAAGGTAAATCAGTTGTTTCTGTTAACCTTGCCGGCAGTTTTGCACAAGCAAATAAAAAAACTTTGCTAATTGATTGCGATCTAAGAAAACCAAGACAACATTCTATTTTTAAAACAAACAGATTCCCTGGTTTTACCGATTATTTTTTCGGTCAAGCTACATTTAATGAAATATTAAGAAATACCGGGATAAACAATTTATTTCTTATTACTGCTGGAACTATCCCACCAAATCCTTCTGAATTGTTAGGTTCTTACCAGATGGAAGAATTTTTAGCAAAAGTTAAAAATGAATTTGATATGATAGTTATTGACTCTGCACCGATTATTGCTGTTACGGATTCTGAAATTATATCGAGATTGGTTGATGCAACAATACTTGTTGTTTCTGCTAATACCACTGAAGTTGATGTTATGCAAAAATCCGTTGAATTGCTTAAACATGAACAAAATACCTTTATTGGTGTGTTGCTTAATAACTTTAGTTATAAGAGTGGTTATGGTTCTTATTATAAATATTACTATTATTACTCCAGACCAGCAGATGGTACAAAGAAAAAATCCAAAAAGTCTGAGTCGTGA
- a CDS encoding SLBB domain-containing protein, translated as MKKMFFYLSLLLLVIAVPSIAQTGDIKIGADMSMLRNAQGAFYDYSDPEALNIKVSVWGYVRFPGRYLVPAYINVRDLLSYAGGPTSDAFMNDMRIYRVLEDSTSVMYKFDYNDLMYSEKLTKVKEMVPDLRVGDLLVIPGEPKLYYRDYFSMTLSIVSTLISLAILVINIVK; from the coding sequence ATGAAAAAAATGTTTTTTTATTTGAGTCTTTTATTATTAGTAATTGCGGTTCCTTCTATTGCACAAACCGGGGATATTAAAATTGGCGCCGATATGAGTATGTTACGAAATGCACAGGGCGCATTCTACGATTATTCGGATCCAGAAGCATTAAACATTAAGGTATCTGTGTGGGGATATGTTAGGTTTCCCGGCAGATATTTAGTCCCAGCTTACATTAATGTTAGAGATTTATTATCATATGCTGGTGGACCAACAAGTGATGCTTTTATGAATGATATGCGTATTTACAGAGTTCTTGAGGATTCTACATCAGTGATGTACAAGTTTGATTATAATGATTTAATGTACTCAGAAAAATTAACCAAAGTTAAAGAGATGGTTCCCGATCTTAGAGTTGGTGATTTACTTGTTATTCCCGGTGAGCCAAAGCTTTATTATAGGGATTATTTTTCTATGACACTATCTATTGTTTCTACATTAATTTCATTAGCAATATTGGTCATTAATATCGTAAAATAA